Below is a window of Paraburkholderia kururiensis DNA.
CCCGGCGTGCGCCAGATCCGCACGTTCATGGTGTTGAAGGAAATTCTTTCCACCACGGCGTTTCCCATCCAGGGCCTGAAATAGGTTGTCTATTGCCCACTGTTCATCGGATCGGCACGCGGTGTGCGGTTCTATGCTTGGTTCAAGCAGCCTGGTGGAATACCGGCGCCGTGCCATGTGTTAACGAAGCATGGCGAACATGCAACAGAACATGCCCCGCGGCCATGTCGGCAACGCAAGGCAGACTGGGCAGACCCTTATAAGCCATCACAGGCGTACGCACGAGGTGCAGACGCCCAGGGAGCCGGTTCATGGACATTCTCGAACTCGCACGAAAAGCAGGCATGCAAGTGCTGCTCGATGCGCAGATCGGACAACAGAGCTACCACAGCGTGTCGGGCTCGCTCACGGCGTTGCAGCGTTTTGCCGACGCCGTGTGTGCAGCGAAGACCGAGCAAGCGGCAGCGCCGAACAACGGCACTGCCGCTACGCCGAAAGCCTCTGCTGTAACAGCGGACAGCACGGAAGCCGCACCGCCGCAGCCCGTGCGCTGAATCGCACACACGCCGCGCTGCCATGCACGGCCCATCGGCGTTTTGTTTTTATGCGAACCGATGAACCACGATCGTGAAGGGTTTGTCTTCCTGCGCCTCGAAGCGCCTGATCTGTTCGATCTGATGTGCGTTGACCACGCTCTCTTTCGTCATGAGCAGCACGCCGCGTCCGGTGCGCAGGTCGTCGGCCAGCCGCATGCCCTCGCGTAGCTGCGCGCTCTTGATTTGCTCCAGCGGGTCCCCGCCTTCCTGTTTCGCCCGTTCCTCCAGCACCGAGAAGAAACGCTCCACTACGAGCGGGTCGTAACGCAACCCGGCTTGTGAGCGGATCATGGCCGCCGCTTTCTGCGGCGTCACGGGGTCTTTCACGATGCCGCCGCTGCACAGGCCCTCGAAATCGCGAGCCAGCGCCAGAACGCGCGCGCCCATCACGATGTCTTCGCCAATCAGGCCATCCGGCACACCGCGGCCGTTGTACCGCTCGTACTGTTGCCGGATGATCTGCGCGACGTGCGCCAGCTGCGTGACGGGCGTGAGCACCATCTGCGCCCGCAACGGGTGCTGATAGAAGAGTTGCAGTTCTTCAGGCGAAAGGCGGTCCAGCGACTTGCGCAGCACTTCGTCGGGCAGCGCGAGTTTGCCGATGCCGTGCAGCAGGCCGGCGTAGAACACATCCTGCGCCTGCAAGCCGCTCATGCCGAGCGCGAGCGCGATTTGCCTCGCGAGATCCGCCACGCGCGTGGACTGACCCGCCACGGCGCCGCAGCGCAGCTCGATCATGTTCGCGCACACCTGCACCATGGTCGCGAAGTTGTTCT
It encodes the following:
- a CDS encoding HD domain-containing phosphohydrolase, coding for MHDVPASSAGAPGAADLPAATEEAGADAAHVEAVLVDDNTPCVLLVDDEPGVLSALRRLLRPTGYRVFTAESGAAALELLASVEVDVVVSDMRMPNMNGAEFLAAVKALYPETVRILLTGYSELDSAVHAINEGGVYHYLNKPWDDQELLLTLRNAVEQRALQREAMRLTELTRQQNEALREFNTELEVQVHARTEEIRQTVLFLEDAQHDLKNNFATMVQVCANMIELRCGAVAGQSTRVADLARQIALALGMSGLQAQDVFYAGLLHGIGKLALPDEVLRKSLDRLSPEELQLFYQHPLRAQMVLTPVTQLAHVAQIIRQQYERYNGRGVPDGLIGEDIVMGARVLALARDFEGLCSGGIVKDPVTPQKAAAMIRSQAGLRYDPLVVERFFSVLEERAKQEGGDPLEQIKSAQLREGMRLADDLRTGRGVLLMTKESVVNAHQIEQIRRFEAQEDKPFTIVVHRFA